The following proteins come from a genomic window of Thermoproteus sp.:
- the hmgA gene encoding hydroxymethylglutaryl-CoA reductase (NADPH): MEDIIEALEAGKLKLHELDRALGDSNKAAEHRRRFLEKKLGIKLEAIGSTVIDFNKAVGRNIENPIGAAQIPIGIAGPLLIEGMYAKGLFYIPLATTEGALVASINRGAKIVTESGGVRARVLKDGMARAPLFRLPSLIDAVDFVEWVRAHFDDLKKAAESTTRHGKLKEVQPFVVGNNVWLRFVFETGDAMGMNMATIASEAAARYIEENYPKARLVALSGNMCVDKKPNAVNFLMGRGKTVVAEALIKREALSRLGVTPEAVHDVNMRKNLLGSALAHSYGFNAHFANIITAIFIATGQDVAQVVESSMGITWTEPREEGLYISVFLPSLEVGTVGGGTWLPTQREALSILGVAGSGDPPGTNALKFAEIVASAVLAGELNLILALARNELAKAHQALGRSK; encoded by the coding sequence ATGGAGGATATAATCGAGGCCCTAGAGGCAGGTAAGCTGAAGCTCCACGAGCTCGACAGGGCCCTGGGCGATTCGAATAAGGCCGCAGAACATAGGAGGAGGTTCTTGGAGAAGAAGTTGGGCATCAAACTCGAGGCCATAGGTTCCACCGTCATAGACTTCAACAAGGCGGTGGGAAGGAATATAGAGAACCCCATAGGCGCGGCGCAGATACCCATCGGCATAGCCGGGCCGTTGTTAATAGAGGGCATGTACGCCAAAGGGCTTTTCTACATACCTTTAGCTACTACAGAAGGCGCGCTCGTGGCTTCGATCAACAGGGGCGCGAAGATAGTTACGGAGTCCGGCGGCGTCCGTGCGCGCGTATTGAAAGACGGTATGGCGAGGGCTCCCCTCTTCAGACTGCCTTCGTTAATAGACGCTGTGGACTTCGTCGAATGGGTCAGAGCGCACTTTGATGATCTGAAGAAGGCCGCCGAATCCACGACTAGACATGGAAAGCTGAAGGAGGTACAGCCGTTTGTAGTGGGTAATAACGTCTGGTTGCGTTTTGTCTTCGAGACGGGAGACGCCATGGGCATGAACATGGCCACAATAGCGTCGGAGGCCGCCGCTAGATATATAGAGGAGAACTACCCCAAGGCCCGGCTCGTGGCGCTGAGCGGAAACATGTGCGTCGACAAGAAGCCGAACGCAGTTAACTTCCTAATGGGGAGGGGCAAGACCGTCGTGGCGGAGGCCTTAATAAAAAGAGAGGCGCTGTCGAGACTTGGCGTCACGCCGGAGGCGGTACACGACGTCAATATGAGGAAGAACCTCCTGGGCTCCGCCTTGGCTCACTCCTACGGCTTCAACGCCCACTTCGCTAATATAATCACTGCCATCTTCATAGCGACCGGGCAGGACGTGGCGCAAGTAGTGGAGTCCAGTATGGGCATAACTTGGACGGAGCCCAGAGAGGAGGGCCTATACATATCGGTGTTCCTCCCCAGCTTAGAGGTGGGCACAGTCGGCGGGGGCACTTGGCTGCCCACACAGAGGGAGGCGCTCTCCATACTGGGCGTGGCGGGCTCCGGAGATCCTCCGGGCACAAATGCCCTCAAGTTCGCCGAGATAGTAGCCTCGGCCGTACTGGCTGGAGAGTTGAATTTAATATTGGCTCTAGCCAGAAACGAGTTGGCCAAGGCCCATCAAGCCCTCGGGCGCTCTAAGTGA